In Hemiscyllium ocellatum isolate sHemOce1 chromosome 16, sHemOce1.pat.X.cur, whole genome shotgun sequence, one genomic interval encodes:
- the LOC132823094 gene encoding salivary gland SP38-40.B protein-like: MELLATNIKQCFNGIQTFIDHLWLPCRSKFNPRKSRPRRHAPVTSFYLLDYDRRIAEMGIEHEPPAFQIIGQKLTFKKGRWTAQSCNGIFTSSQPDLLKNVREKNRVLQDQNNILQLKLELVMDMLTESTAGLLLMEEEEEETEGKEKEKKEEEEEEQEEAEEELEELEMKTCPKKLPKPISAYDLESSDYEYDEELLTSQWRNRYSMPTLSFDDESEYSEEVVYTKRPQDKPKVCPMKRAARAKARSRANVRQSSGARSMLPPKTRSSPKVCKLELEPEPKPKTCPRRKPKPRPKSVRQTDGVCPMKMGSKI, translated from the coding sequence ATGGAACTGCTAGCCACCAACATTAAGCAGTGCTTTAATGGTATTCAGACCTTCATTGACCACCTTTGGCTACCCTGTAGATCTAAATTTAACCCCAGGAAGTCTCGACCACGCCGCCATGCTCCTGTTACTTCGTTTTACTTATTGGATTATGACCGGAGGATTGCTGAGATGGGTATAGAACATGAGCCTCCCGCTTTCCAAATCATTGGGCAGAAATTgacatttaagaaaggaagatggacagctcAGTCCTGTAATGGTATCTTTACATCCAGCCAGCCCGACCTGCTGAAGAATGTCAGAGAAAAGAACCGAGTGCTCCAAGACCAGAACAATATCCTGCAGCTGAAGTTGGAATTGGTGATGGACATGTTGACTGAAAGTACCGCTGGCCTTCTACTgatggaagaggaggaggaagagacagagggaaaggaaaaggagaagaaggaggaggaggaggaagagcagGAGGAGGCAGAGGAAGAGCTTGAAGAACTGGAGATGAAAACATGTCCAAAGAAACTTCCAAAACCAATAAGTGCTTATGATTTGGAATCAAGCGACTATGAATATGATGAGGAGCTGTTGACATCCCAATGGAGGAACAGATACTCCATGCCTACTCTTTCATTTGATGATGAAAGTGAGTATTCAGAGGAAGTGGTTTACACCAAGAGGCCTCAAGACAAACCCAAGGTCTGCCCGATGAAGCGTGCAGCTCGGGCGAAAGCGAGATCACGTGCAAACGTCCGCCAGAGTTCAGGGGCCAGGAGCATGTTACCACCCAAGACCAGGTCCTCCCCAAAAGTTTGCAAACTTGAGCTGGAACCAGAACCAAAGCCCAAGACTTGTCCGAGACGCAAACCTAAACCCAGACCCAAATCCGTGAGGCAAACAGATGGAGTTTGCCCCATGAAAATGGGGTCAAAGATCTGA